From Crassaminicella indica, one genomic window encodes:
- the thiE gene encoding thiamine phosphate synthase, producing MQKYSISKTMHKTIYLVTDDAKMDFDTLYHKVEMALDGGVKLLQLREKKSSSREFYNNALKMKYLCKKYDIPLIINDRVDIAQAVDADGVHLGQSDLPLTVARKILGPEKIIGISARTVEDAMLAEKNNADYLGVGAVFPTSTKNDAKVISEKVFHDIQAKVSIPIVTIGGITLNNASTLINRGVNCIAVVSAILNQDNPKEAAIYLNNLFK from the coding sequence ATGCAAAAATACAGCATATCAAAAACAATGCATAAAACCATTTATTTAGTAACAGATGATGCTAAAATGGATTTTGATACACTTTACCATAAAGTAGAAATGGCTCTTGACGGAGGTGTAAAGCTTTTACAATTAAGAGAAAAAAAATCTTCATCAAGAGAATTTTATAATAATGCTCTCAAAATGAAATATTTATGCAAAAAATATGATATACCACTGATTATCAATGATCGAGTAGACATTGCTCAAGCCGTAGATGCTGATGGTGTTCATTTAGGACAAAGCGATTTACCATTAACCGTTGCTCGAAAAATATTAGGTCCTGAAAAGATTATAGGTATATCAGCAAGAACTGTAGAAGACGCTATGCTTGCTGAAAAAAATAATGCTGACTATCTAGGTGTTGGAGCTGTATTTCCTACCAGCACTAAAAATGATGCAAAGGTCATATCAGAAAAAGTTTTTCACGACATTCAAGCTAAAGTATCTATTCCTATTGTAACCATTGGTGGGATCACATTAAATAATGCATCAACACTTATCAATAGAGGAGTAAATTGTATTGCTGTAGTTTCTGCAATATTAAATCAAGATAACCCAAAGGAAGCTGCAATATACTTGAATAATTTATTCAAATAA
- a CDS encoding dicarboxylate/amino acid:cation symporter, producing MSSKKELGLIPKLLIGIIGGIILGLMVNEQIMGIITTIKEILGSFIFFTVPLVIFGFITPAITGLKNNASKMLGTFLCISYLSAVGASTFSAIAGYIIIPHLHIASQAEALIELPKTAFELNIQPIMPVMTALILAILTGISVIWTKSEAMEKLLNEIQSMVLSIINKIVIPILPFFISATFAGLAYTGSLTKQLPIFLKVIVLVLVGHFIWLTILYLIAGAVSKQNPLEVLKYYGPAYLTAVGTMSSAATLPVSLRCAHRSKALVPEVVDFAIPLGATTHLCGSVLTETFFCMTISKILYGTLPSVSTIILFTVLFGIFAVGAPGVPGGTVMASLAIVTGVLGFDSSGVGLLIAIFALQDSFGTACNITGDGALALMLRGLFYDKTGKSKAHTTA from the coding sequence ATGAGTAGTAAAAAAGAACTTGGATTAATACCTAAATTATTAATAGGTATTATAGGTGGAATTATTTTAGGTCTAATGGTAAATGAACAAATCATGGGAATTATTACAACTATTAAAGAAATTCTCGGCTCATTTATTTTCTTTACTGTCCCTTTGGTTATATTTGGATTCATTACGCCAGCTATAACAGGGTTAAAAAACAATGCAAGCAAAATGCTAGGAACTTTTCTTTGTATATCCTATTTATCTGCAGTAGGTGCTTCTACTTTTTCAGCTATTGCAGGATATATCATCATCCCTCATTTACATATTGCAAGCCAAGCAGAAGCTTTGATAGAGCTGCCTAAAACAGCATTTGAATTAAATATTCAACCTATAATGCCTGTAATGACTGCATTAATCCTAGCAATTTTAACAGGTATATCAGTTATATGGACAAAGTCTGAAGCAATGGAAAAACTCTTAAATGAAATACAAAGCATGGTCTTATCCATTATTAATAAAATCGTTATTCCTATTCTTCCTTTCTTCATTTCAGCAACATTTGCAGGCTTAGCTTATACAGGTAGTCTGACAAAACAATTACCTATATTCTTAAAAGTGATTGTTTTAGTATTAGTAGGTCATTTTATTTGGTTAACCATTCTTTATTTGATCGCAGGAGCTGTTTCAAAGCAAAATCCTTTAGAAGTTTTAAAATATTATGGACCAGCTTATTTAACAGCAGTAGGTACTATGTCTAGTGCTGCTACATTACCTGTTTCATTAAGATGTGCCCATCGTTCAAAGGCATTAGTACCAGAAGTTGTTGATTTTGCGATTCCCTTAGGCGCAACAACTCATCTTTGTGGATCTGTATTAACCGAAACATTTTTCTGTATGACTATATCAAAAATCCTTTATGGTACATTACCTTCAGTCAGTACCATTATATTATTTACAGTACTATTTGGTATATTTGCAGTAGGAGCACCTGGTGTCCCTGGAGGAACGGTTATGGCATCTTTAGCTATTGTAACAGGTGTATTAGGATTTGATTCATCTGGAGTAGGATTATTAATTGCCATATTTGCATTACAAGATAGTTTTGGAACTGCTTGCAATATTACGGGAGATGGTGCATTAGCATTAATGCTAAGAGGTCTTTTCTACGATAAAACTGGAAAATCTAAAGCACATACAACTGCATAA
- a CDS encoding Na+/H+ antiporter NhaC family protein gives MKKGNPWALLPLVVFLGMYLVTSIIIGDFYKMPVSVAFLVASIVAIAMNRKESINKKVEVFCKGAGNSNIIIMCLIFILAGGFAQVAREMGAVDSTVNLGLSILPGNILIAGVFVIGCFISLSIGTSVGTIVAIAPMAVGIAEKTGIPVGLALGAVVSGAMFGDNLSMISDTTIAASRTQGCEMRDKFKMNFIIVVPAAIITAIIFIFMRIGDASVLIESYDYSIVKVFTYLVVLIAALIGVNVMVVLVGGTLFAGAVGIATGAFDVWGFVQAVGKGIMGMSEIIIISLLIGGMVEVIKYNGGIDFLLAFITKRIHSKKGAELGIGMLVSVVDICTANNTIAIVMAGPIAKDIGERYDVDPRRAASILDTFSCFCQGMIPYGAQLLVAASVAGTSSFAIMKYLYYPYLMGICALLAIVFGIPKVKKSMVKNLSFER, from the coding sequence ATGAAAAAAGGAAATCCATGGGCACTACTCCCACTAGTAGTTTTTCTTGGCATGTATCTTGTAACATCTATTATCATAGGGGACTTTTATAAGATGCCTGTGAGTGTAGCATTTTTAGTTGCAAGTATAGTTGCAATAGCTATGAATAGAAAGGAAAGTATTAATAAAAAGGTAGAAGTATTTTGTAAAGGTGCAGGAAATAGCAATATTATTATTATGTGTTTGATATTTATTTTAGCAGGAGGCTTTGCACAGGTAGCAAGAGAAATGGGAGCTGTAGACTCTACAGTAAATTTAGGGCTTAGTATTTTACCTGGAAACATATTAATAGCTGGAGTTTTTGTGATAGGATGCTTTATTTCATTATCTATTGGTACGTCTGTGGGAACTATTGTGGCAATTGCTCCTATGGCAGTAGGGATTGCTGAAAAAACAGGAATTCCTGTAGGACTAGCATTAGGAGCTGTAGTGAGTGGTGCAATGTTTGGTGACAATTTATCTATGATTTCTGATACTACTATTGCAGCATCAAGAACACAAGGCTGTGAAATGAGAGATAAGTTTAAGATGAATTTTATTATTGTAGTACCAGCAGCAATTATTACAGCAATCATATTTATTTTTATGCGAATTGGAGATGCTTCAGTATTAATTGAAAGCTATGATTATAGCATTGTAAAGGTATTTACTTACTTAGTAGTTTTAATTGCAGCACTGATTGGTGTAAATGTGATGGTTGTTTTAGTTGGAGGAACATTATTTGCAGGAGCTGTAGGAATCGCTACGGGTGCCTTTGATGTATGGGGATTTGTACAAGCAGTTGGAAAAGGTATTATGGGAATGTCTGAAATTATTATTATTTCTCTTTTAATTGGTGGAATGGTTGAAGTGATAAAATATAATGGAGGAATAGATTTCTTGCTAGCTTTTATTACAAAGAGAATTCACAGTAAAAAAGGTGCAGAACTAGGTATTGGGATGCTAGTGAGCGTGGTTGATATTTGTACAGCTAATAATACTATTGCTATTGTTATGGCAGGACCTATTGCAAAAGATATAGGAGAGAGATATGATGTAGACCCAAGACGTGCAGCAAGCATATTAGATACTTTTTCATGCTTTTGCCAAGGTATGATTCCATACGGAGCACAGCTACTGGTTGCAGCAAGTGTTGCTGGAACGTCATCTTTTGCGATTATGAAATATTTATATTATCCATATTTAATGGGAATATGTGCATTATTAGCAATTGTATTTGGTATTCCTAAGGTTAAGAAAAGTATGGTTAAAAATTTAAGCTTTGAAAGATAG
- a CDS encoding ANTAR domain-containing response regulator → MDSYRIVVADSSEGSRKLICKLLNKKGYKTYQATDGAGAIRISRSIFPELVIMDTNLWGINAYEAARIIEEDKLSTVIFATSNPTSAFYEKLKNMNIFAYVVKPIYPEQLYQMVEFSIMNASKIHLLSKKIEKLENTLESRKKIDRAKGLLMKALKITEDEAYKLLRKKSMDDCVSMNVIAEKIIKKYR, encoded by the coding sequence ATGGACAGTTATAGGATAGTAGTTGCAGATAGTAGTGAAGGTTCTAGAAAGCTTATTTGTAAGTTATTAAATAAAAAAGGCTATAAGACATATCAAGCAACAGATGGAGCAGGAGCTATAAGGATTTCTAGAAGTATTTTTCCAGAGCTTGTGATTATGGATACAAACCTTTGGGGAATAAATGCCTATGAAGCTGCTCGTATTATAGAAGAGGATAAACTGTCGACAGTAATTTTTGCTACTAGTAATCCAACAAGTGCTTTTTATGAGAAGTTAAAAAATATGAATATTTTTGCTTATGTAGTGAAGCCGATTTACCCTGAACAGCTTTATCAAATGGTAGAGTTTTCAATTATGAATGCTAGTAAAATTCATTTATTATCAAAAAAGATCGAAAAGCTAGAGAATACGCTAGAAAGCAGGAAAAAGATTGATCGAGCAAAGGGGCTATTGATGAAAGCTTTAAAGATTACTGAAGACGAAGCGTATAAGCTTTTAAGAAAGAAAAGTATGGATGATTGTGTATCTATGAATGTGATAGCTGAAAAAATTATTAAAAAATATAGATGA
- the glnA gene encoding type I glutamate--ammonia ligase, which translates to MSCNYSKEELLKKAKELELEFIHLQFTDILGVMKNVSITIEQLEKALNNEIMFDGSSIDGFVRIEESDMYLRPDLSTFVVFPWTNHAKEARIICDIYKSDGTPFEGCPRNTLKKVLKEAHDMGYIMNVGPECEFFLFHTDERGEPSLETHDNAGYFDLAPVDLGGNARKDMTITLKQMGFEIEASHHEVAPGQHEIDFKYEDALTTADNIMTFKMAVRIIAQRHGLHATFMPKPKFGINGSGMHINMSLATLDGKNAFYDEKDPTQLSKTAYYYLGGIIKHARSFAALTNPTVNSYKRLVPGYEAPVLIAWSASNRSPLVRIPAKRGNSTRIELRNPDPSANPYLALAAILKAGLDGIKNKIDPPAPVISNVYHMDDVEMKEKGIKSLPATLYEAVSELSKDEVIKDAIGKHIYEKFTDAALYEWYEYSKFVSQWELDRYLRKF; encoded by the coding sequence ATGAGTTGTAACTACAGCAAAGAAGAATTATTAAAAAAGGCAAAGGAATTGGAATTAGAGTTTATTCATTTACAGTTTACTGATATTTTGGGTGTTATGAAGAATGTTTCTATTACTATCGAACAATTGGAAAAAGCATTAAATAATGAGATTATGTTTGATGGTTCATCTATTGATGGATTTGTTAGAATTGAAGAATCAGATATGTATTTAAGACCTGATTTATCTACTTTTGTAGTATTTCCGTGGACAAATCATGCAAAGGAAGCAAGAATAATTTGCGATATATATAAATCAGATGGAACACCATTTGAAGGATGTCCAAGAAATACACTAAAGAAGGTGTTAAAAGAAGCTCATGATATGGGGTATATTATGAATGTAGGACCTGAATGTGAATTTTTCTTGTTCCATACAGACGAGAGAGGAGAACCATCCTTAGAAACTCATGATAATGCTGGATATTTTGATTTAGCACCAGTAGATTTAGGTGGTAATGCAAGAAAAGATATGACTATTACTTTAAAGCAAATGGGTTTTGAAATAGAAGCTTCTCATCATGAAGTAGCTCCGGGACAGCACGAAATCGATTTTAAATATGAAGATGCATTAACAACTGCTGATAATATCATGACTTTTAAGATGGCTGTGAGAATTATTGCACAAAGACATGGACTACATGCCACATTTATGCCAAAGCCTAAATTTGGTATTAATGGTTCAGGTATGCATATTAATATGTCTCTTGCAACACTAGATGGAAAAAATGCTTTTTATGATGAAAAAGATCCTACTCAATTGTCTAAAACAGCTTATTATTACTTAGGAGGGATAATCAAGCATGCGAGAAGCTTTGCAGCTTTAACAAATCCTACTGTGAATTCATATAAAAGATTGGTTCCGGGTTATGAAGCTCCTGTTTTAATAGCTTGGTCAGCAAGCAATAGAAGTCCACTTGTAAGAATACCTGCAAAAAGAGGAAATTCTACAAGGATTGAGCTTAGAAATCCAGATCCATCAGCTAATCCATATTTAGCATTAGCAGCTATTTTAAAAGCAGGATTAGATGGTATTAAAAATAAAATAGACCCACCTGCACCTGTTATTAGTAATGTTTATCATATGGATGATGTTGAAATGAAAGAAAAAGGAATAAAGAGTCTTCCAGCAACACTTTATGAAGCTGTTAGTGAGCTATCGAAGGATGAAGTTATAAAAGATGCTATTGGAAAGCATATATATGAAAAATTTACAGATGCAGCCCTTTATGAGTGGTATGAGTATTCAAAATTTGTATCGCAGTGGGAGCTTGATAGATATTTAAGAAAGTTTTAA